The proteins below come from a single Lactobacillus johnsonii genomic window:
- the pgmB gene encoding beta-phosphoglucomutase, translating into MLKGLIFDLDGVLTNSAVYHLTAWNNLAKELGINLTDDQLDSLRGISRMDSLNLILKYGDQEDKYSEAEKEKFAAEKNTKFVEQVEKMTPADILPGIPELLSDAKKQNLKMVIASASKNAPKILTKLGIMDEFDGIVDPATLHHGKPDPEIYEKAQELAGLNADEVISFEDAQAGVQSIKSAGQFAVGIGDKEVLKEADYIVPTTKELKLSEIESVFNKK; encoded by the coding sequence ATGCTTAAAGGACTAATTTTTGACTTAGATGGAGTTTTAACAAATTCAGCTGTCTATCATTTAACTGCTTGGAATAATTTAGCTAAGGAATTAGGGATTAACTTAACGGATGATCAACTTGATAGCTTAAGGGGTATTTCAAGAATGGATTCTTTAAATCTAATTTTGAAATATGGCGACCAGGAAGATAAATATTCTGAAGCAGAAAAAGAAAAGTTCGCAGCAGAAAAGAATACCAAATTTGTTGAACAAGTTGAAAAAATGACGCCAGCAGATATTTTGCCAGGTATTCCGGAACTACTTAGTGATGCAAAGAAACAAAACTTAAAAATGGTTATTGCTTCTGCCTCAAAAAATGCACCTAAGATTTTAACAAAGTTAGGAATTATGGATGAATTTGATGGCATTGTTGATCCAGCAACACTTCATCACGGAAAACCAGATCCAGAAATTTATGAAAAAGCTCAAGAATTAGCTGGTTTAAATGCAGACGAAGTAATTAGTTTTGAAGATGCTCAAGCAGGTGTTCAATCAATTAAAAGTGCTGGTCAATTTGCAGTTGGAATTGGGGATAAAGAGGTCTTGAAAGAGGCTGATTATATTGTTCCAACTACTAAAGAATTGAAACTTTCAGAAATTGAATCAGTTTTTAATAAAAAATAA
- a CDS encoding extracellular solute-binding protein, producing MKLWKKLALGSVVAISAISLTACSNNSNSNESKSSNKQLTLWVDTARVSWYKGVVKDFEKEHPNIKVKVTQNPNGSANAKTDVAKDPSKAADVFGVPNDQLGQMADSGYINPLSPTDTKEIKKNSVPEAYKGVEWKGKLYAYPYSEQAQTVYYDKSKLSPEDVKSWKTMTSKGVVATDFTNAYVMWPVMFSAGTKLFGNSGEDVKGSTMDSQNGVNAMKWYAEQKSNKGVMQTSNALNQLKKGNAQAILDGPWNAANIKKILGKNLGVAPYPTIEVGGKTAQMEAFLGIECFAVNSHTSNAKNAAILAKYLSNKENQLIVHKNAGEIPVNKAAQNTAEVKNDPVAKAVIQMAQPGYSVLQPKLPQMSIFWNDSAPLISGAYDGKIKPSQYKSKLAKLQKKISKEE from the coding sequence ATGAAGTTATGGAAAAAATTGGCTTTAGGTAGTGTTGTAGCAATATCTGCTATTTCATTAACTGCTTGTAGTAACAACTCTAACTCAAACGAATCAAAGAGCTCAAATAAGCAATTAACTCTTTGGGTAGATACTGCTCGTGTTAGTTGGTATAAGGGCGTGGTAAAGGACTTTGAAAAAGAACATCCTAATATTAAAGTTAAGGTTACTCAAAACCCTAATGGTTCAGCTAATGCAAAAACTGATGTTGCTAAAGACCCTTCAAAAGCCGCAGATGTATTTGGTGTTCCAAATGACCAATTAGGACAAATGGCAGATTCAGGTTACATTAACCCATTGTCACCAACTGATACTAAGGAAATTAAGAAGAATTCCGTTCCAGAAGCATACAAGGGTGTTGAATGGAAAGGCAAGCTTTACGCATATCCATACTCTGAACAAGCTCAAACTGTTTACTATGACAAGTCTAAGCTTTCACCAGAAGATGTTAAATCTTGGAAGACTATGACTTCTAAAGGTGTAGTTGCAACTGACTTCACTAATGCTTATGTAATGTGGCCAGTAATGTTCTCTGCAGGTACAAAGTTATTTGGCAATAGCGGAGAAGATGTAAAAGGCTCTACTATGGATTCACAAAATGGTGTAAACGCAATGAAGTGGTATGCCGAACAAAAGAGTAATAAAGGCGTTATGCAAACTTCAAATGCCCTTAACCAATTGAAGAAGGGTAATGCTCAAGCTATCTTAGATGGTCCATGGAACGCAGCTAATATTAAGAAGATTTTAGGTAAGAACTTAGGAGTTGCTCCATATCCAACTATTGAAGTTGGTGGTAAGACTGCTCAAATGGAAGCTTTCTTAGGTATTGAATGTTTCGCTGTTAACTCACATACTTCTAATGCTAAGAATGCAGCAATTTTGGCTAAATACTTATCTAACAAAGAAAACCAATTAATTGTTCACAAGAATGCTGGTGAAATTCCTGTAAACAAGGCAGCTCAAAATACTGCAGAGGTTAAGAACGATCCAGTTGCTAAAGCTGTAATTCAAATGGCTCAACCAGGCTACTCAGTTCTTCAACCTAAATTGCCACAAATGTCAATCTTCTGGAACGACTCAGCTCCATTAATTAGTGGTGCTTACGACGGCAAGATTAAGCCATCACAATACAAGAGTAAGCTTGCTAAATTACAAAAGAAGATTTCTAAAGAAGAATAA
- a CDS encoding glycoside hydrolase family 13 protein yields MTPWWKKAVVYQVYPKSFQDSNGDGIGDIPGIISRLGYLEKLGIDAIWLSPVYLSPGVDNGYDISDYQKIDPQYGTMADMDNLIREAKKHHIRIIMDLVVNHTSDQHPWFIEARKSKENPYRDFYIWRDPVEGHEPNELKSAFSGSAWKFDEKTGQYYLHFFADQQPDLNWKNPKLRNKIYEMMNYWIDKGIGGFRMDVIELIGKDPDKKIRENGPMLHPYLKEMNENTFAGKELMTVGETWNSTPKIAAEYSDPARHELSMVFQFENQGLDQQEGKEKWDLRPLDLGELKKVLIKWQTEIDFDHAWNSLFWENHDIPRVISRWGNDKEYRVQSAKMFAIVLHLMHGTPYIYNGEEIGMTNCPVNSIDEVEDIESINMYRERIEKGYSKDELIKAINTKGRDNARRPMQWSNGENADFTTGTPWLKLNPNYKTINVKEALEDPNSIFYTYQKLIKLRHENSVVVDGDFELVENTSDNILAFWRKLEDENWLVVANLSGEDQNLNLDIPFKEVLISNYEKRDSLKDMVLKPYEAFAVKA; encoded by the coding sequence ATGACACCTTGGTGGAAAAAAGCTGTTGTTTATCAAGTTTATCCTAAGTCATTTCAAGATAGTAATGGTGATGGAATTGGAGATATCCCCGGAATCATTTCACGATTAGGATATTTAGAAAAACTAGGAATTGATGCTATTTGGCTGTCGCCTGTTTACTTATCCCCTGGTGTAGATAATGGCTATGATATCTCTGATTATCAAAAAATAGACCCACAATACGGAACAATGGCTGACATGGATAATCTGATTAGAGAAGCTAAAAAACATCATATACGCATTATTATGGACCTTGTCGTTAACCATACATCTGACCAGCATCCTTGGTTTATTGAAGCAAGAAAAAGTAAGGAGAATCCATACAGAGATTTCTATATTTGGCGTGATCCGGTAGAGGGCCATGAACCTAATGAGTTGAAATCTGCTTTTTCTGGTTCAGCTTGGAAGTTTGATGAAAAAACTGGTCAATATTACTTACACTTCTTTGCAGATCAACAACCCGATCTTAATTGGAAGAACCCAAAATTAAGAAATAAAATCTATGAAATGATGAATTACTGGATCGATAAGGGAATTGGCGGCTTTAGGATGGATGTGATTGAACTTATTGGAAAAGATCCCGATAAAAAGATTCGTGAGAATGGTCCAATGCTTCATCCATATTTAAAAGAGATGAATGAGAATACTTTTGCCGGTAAAGAATTAATGACAGTGGGTGAAACGTGGAACTCTACTCCAAAAATTGCTGCCGAATATTCAGATCCAGCTCGTCATGAATTATCGATGGTATTTCAATTTGAAAATCAAGGCTTAGATCAGCAAGAAGGAAAAGAAAAATGGGATTTACGTCCGCTTGATTTAGGCGAATTGAAAAAAGTTCTAATTAAATGGCAGACAGAAATTGATTTTGATCATGCATGGAATAGTCTTTTTTGGGAAAATCATGATATTCCGCGGGTTATTTCACGGTGGGGAAATGACAAAGAATATCGCGTTCAAAGCGCAAAAATGTTTGCGATTGTACTGCATTTAATGCACGGAACACCTTATATCTATAATGGTGAAGAAATTGGTATGACAAATTGTCCTGTTAATTCAATTGATGAAGTGGAGGACATTGAAAGTATTAATATGTACCGCGAAAGAATTGAAAAAGGCTACAGTAAGGATGAACTAATTAAAGCAATTAATACTAAAGGTCGAGATAATGCACGCCGTCCAATGCAGTGGTCAAATGGAGAAAATGCTGACTTTACTACAGGAACACCGTGGCTAAAATTAAACCCAAACTACAAGACCATTAACGTTAAAGAAGCCTTAGAAGATCCAAATTCTATTTTTTATACCTATCAAAAATTAATTAAACTTCGCCATGAAAATTCTGTTGTGGTGGATGGAGATTTTGAACTTGTTGAAAATACTAGTGATAATATTTTGGCCTTTTGGCGAAAACTAGAAGATGAAAACTGGCTAGTAGTCGCTAACTTGTCTGGTGAGGACCAAAATCTAAATTTAGATATTCCCTTTAAAGAAGTTTTGATTAGTAACTATGAAAAACGAGACAGTTTAAAAGATATGGTTTTAAAACCTTATGAAGCTTTTGCAGTTAAGGCATAG
- a CDS encoding carbohydrate ABC transporter permease: protein MFKKKHATPAVTLKETWKDGDAVTKLSFFIMGLNAIKHRQWVKGFSLLFAEIVFLVWFFLSGIHSIAGLRNLGAIKSKRVVFDKAQGVYVTQQPDNSVLILLFGILALFIVAGFIYLYIINLKSNKHTFLLEKRHYHIPTNREEIASLFDQRLHATLMTIPIVLIILFTVLPTVFMISMAFTNYDRQHSVGFSWTGFQAFGNVLSGDLAGTFFPVLGWTLIWAVAATATTFFFGVLLALLIESKGIKHKNLWRTIFVIVYAVPQFVSLLMMAQFLDYQGPLNTLLMNWGWISHPIHFIDNQASPLVARITVIVVNMWIGIPVSMLTSTAIIQNLPQDQIEAARIDGASPVQIFNHITFPQILFVMSPALIQQFIGNINNFNVIYLLTGGAPMNNNYNGAGSTDLLVTWLYNLTFGQEQRYNASAVLGILIFIISATFSLIAYRHTNAYKEG, encoded by the coding sequence ATGTTTAAGAAAAAACATGCTACGCCTGCAGTTACCTTAAAGGAAACATGGAAAGATGGAGATGCAGTAACTAAATTATCATTCTTCATCATGGGCTTAAATGCTATTAAACATCGGCAATGGGTAAAAGGATTTTCACTTTTATTTGCTGAAATTGTATTTTTAGTTTGGTTCTTTTTAAGTGGAATCCATTCAATTGCTGGATTAAGGAACTTAGGTGCAATAAAGAGTAAACGCGTTGTATTTGATAAAGCACAGGGAGTATATGTTACTCAACAACCAGATAATTCTGTTTTAATTCTCTTATTTGGTATTCTGGCTTTATTCATTGTTGCTGGTTTTATCTATCTATATATCATTAATTTGAAATCTAATAAGCATACTTTCTTATTAGAAAAGAGACATTACCATATTCCAACTAACCGTGAAGAAATTGCATCTTTGTTTGATCAAAGATTACATGCAACTTTGATGACAATTCCAATTGTTTTAATCATTTTATTTACGGTTTTGCCAACAGTCTTCATGATTTCGATGGCATTTACTAACTATGATCGTCAACACTCAGTTGGATTTTCCTGGACTGGTTTTCAAGCATTTGGAAACGTGTTGAGTGGTGATTTAGCAGGTACCTTCTTCCCAGTTTTAGGTTGGACCTTAATTTGGGCAGTTGCTGCTACAGCTACTACTTTCTTCTTTGGTGTCTTACTCGCTCTTTTGATTGAATCTAAGGGAATTAAACATAAGAACCTATGGAGAACAATTTTCGTAATTGTTTATGCTGTACCACAATTTGTTTCTCTATTAATGATGGCACAATTCCTTGACTATCAAGGACCATTGAACACCTTACTTATGAATTGGGGATGGATTAGCCACCCAATTCACTTCATTGATAACCAGGCTAGTCCTCTTGTTGCTAGAATTACAGTTATTGTGGTTAATATGTGGATTGGTATCCCAGTTTCAATGTTAACTTCAACAGCTATTATTCAAAACTTACCACAAGATCAAATTGAAGCTGCTCGTATTGATGGAGCAAGTCCAGTACAAATTTTTAATCACATTACATTCCCTCAAATTTTATTCGTAATGTCCCCAGCTTTGATTCAACAATTTATTGGTAACATCAACAACTTTAATGTTATCTACTTACTAACTGGTGGTGCACCAATGAACAATAACTATAACGGTGCTGGCTCTACAGACTTGCTTGTAACTTGGCTATATAACTTAACATTTGGTCAAGAGCAACGCTATAATGCATCGGCTGTTTTGGGTATCTTGATCTTTATCATTAGTGCTACATTCTCACTAATTGCATATCGTCATACTAACGCATACAAGGAGGGCTAA
- a CDS encoding sugar ABC transporter permease produces the protein MKSYHNQRRIALIFRYVLLAILAVLWIFPIIWIILASFSYNNTGFVSTIWPEKFTWQNYVGILTSSQYPFINWVLNTLFVAVISATLSTFVTIGVAYVLSRLRFRFRKPFLQIALVLGMFPGFMSMIALYYILKALNMLNLGGLILVYVGGAGLGFYIAKGFFDTMPRAIDEAAEIDGATKWQVFIHIGLPLSKPMIVYTALTSFMAPWVDFIFSGIILSTSGNPKTYTVAYGLYNMVHSAKGTMAQFFTQFIAGCVIIAIPITILFIVMQKFYVNGITAGADKG, from the coding sequence ATGAAGTCTTATCATAACCAAAGAAGAATTGCTTTAATTTTTAGATATGTTCTATTAGCCATCCTGGCTGTTTTATGGATATTCCCAATTATTTGGATTATTTTAGCAAGTTTTTCATACAATAATACAGGATTTGTATCTACAATTTGGCCAGAAAAATTTACTTGGCAAAATTATGTCGGTATTCTTACTAGTTCACAATATCCATTTATAAACTGGGTATTAAATACCTTATTTGTTGCTGTTATTTCAGCAACTCTATCAACTTTCGTAACTATTGGAGTTGCTTACGTATTATCAAGATTACGCTTCCGCTTCCGTAAGCCATTTTTACAAATTGCTTTGGTATTAGGAATGTTCCCAGGTTTCATGTCAATGATTGCCTTGTACTACATTTTAAAGGCATTAAACATGTTAAACCTTGGTGGATTGATCTTAGTCTATGTTGGTGGTGCTGGCCTTGGCTTCTACATTGCTAAAGGTTTCTTTGATACTATGCCACGAGCAATTGATGAAGCTGCTGAAATTGACGGCGCTACGAAATGGCAAGTATTCATTCATATTGGATTACCACTTTCAAAGCCAATGATTGTTTATACTGCGCTTACTTCATTCATGGCACCATGGGTAGACTTCATTTTCTCAGGTATCATCCTCTCTACCTCAGGAAATCCGAAGACCTACACTGTTGCCTATGGACTATACAACATGGTTCACTCGGCAAAGGGTACGATGGCCCAATTCTTTACTCAGTTCATTGCCGGATGTGTAATCATTGCGATCCCAATTACAATTTTGTTCATTGTAATGCAAAAATTCTATGTTAATGGAATCACAGCAGGTGCTGATAAAGGTTAA
- a CDS encoding ABC transporter ATP-binding protein: MVEVDLNHIYKKYEGNDKYSVNDFDLHIKDKEFIVFVGPSGCGKSTTLRMVAGLEDISKGTLEIDHKVMNDVAPKDRDIAMVFQNYALYPHMSIYDNMAFGLKLRHYKKDEIDKRVKHAADILGLSEYLDKKPAELSGGQRQRVALGRAIVRDAPIFLMDEPLSNLDAKLRVTMRAEIAKLHQNLGTTTIYVTHDQTEAMTLADRVVVMSVGKVQQIGTPLEVYNMPVNMFVAGFIGSPQMNFFNVHFKGNRISDGKGLDIEIPEGKAKMLKEKGYDDKDLVFGIRPEDIHSEEAFLETWPNQIVESTVVVSELLGSTIQLYQKVDGTEFVAIINARDYHTPGDKVRMGFDVNKAHFFDKDTTNAIR; encoded by the coding sequence ATGGTTGAAGTAGATTTAAACCATATCTATAAAAAGTACGAAGGAAATGATAAATATTCAGTTAATGACTTTGATTTACATATCAAAGATAAAGAATTTATCGTTTTTGTTGGACCATCTGGTTGTGGTAAATCAACTACTTTGAGAATGGTTGCTGGTCTAGAAGATATTTCTAAAGGTACTTTAGAGATTGACCATAAGGTAATGAATGACGTTGCACCTAAAGATAGAGACATTGCCATGGTTTTCCAAAACTATGCTTTGTACCCTCATATGTCAATTTACGACAACATGGCTTTTGGATTAAAGCTTCGTCATTATAAGAAAGATGAAATTGATAAACGAGTTAAGCATGCAGCAGATATTTTAGGTTTATCAGAATATCTTGATAAAAAGCCAGCTGAATTATCTGGTGGTCAAAGACAGCGTGTTGCCTTAGGACGGGCAATTGTCCGGGATGCTCCAATTTTCTTAATGGATGAACCTTTATCAAACTTGGATGCAAAATTACGTGTCACAATGCGTGCTGAAATTGCTAAGTTGCACCAAAATTTGGGAACTACTACGATTTATGTTACTCACGATCAAACTGAAGCCATGACTTTAGCAGATCGGGTAGTAGTTATGTCAGTTGGTAAAGTTCAACAAATTGGCACACCTCTAGAGGTTTACAATATGCCGGTAAATATGTTTGTTGCTGGTTTTATCGGATCTCCTCAAATGAACTTCTTTAATGTTCACTTTAAAGGAAATCGAATTAGCGATGGAAAAGGTCTAGATATCGAAATCCCTGAAGGTAAAGCAAAGATGCTTAAAGAAAAGGGATATGACGATAAAGATCTAGTATTTGGTATCCGTCCAGAAGATATTCATTCAGAGGAAGCATTCCTTGAAACTTGGCCTAACCAAATTGTTGAATCAACTGTTGTTGTTTCAGAATTGCTTGGTTCAACTATTCAGCTTTATCAAAAAGTAGATGGAACAGAATTTGTTGCCATTATAAATGCCCGTGATTACCATACTCCAGGCGATAAAGTAAGAATGGGATTTGATGTTAATAAAGCCCACTTCTTTGATAAAGATACAACGAATGCTATTCGTTAA
- a CDS encoding glycoside hydrolase family 65 protein, whose translation MKRIFEVDPWKVTTHEFSKEDKRLQESITAIGNDYMGMRGNFEEGYSGDTLQGTYLAGVWFPDKTVVGWWKNGYPKYFGKTPNAPSFIGIGITVNGEKIDLAKVKFSDFELSLDMHQGLLSRSFIYEGKDVKVKFEFERFLHIVQKEAALIKVKATVLEGKAKIDFDSTLDGTVVNEDSNYDERFWIPLGENKDTKTIQVKTKPNPYEVPQFTVLLQESLRHNGELIQTEVSTKEAKLSEKFSVELSEGQSYELEKDIIVVTSRDVEEKDQASVAEDLMNKLQSKSFEENLADHTAEWQKRWDMSDVEISGDAAAQQGIRFNIAQLFMTYYGEDERLNVGPKGFTGEKYGGATYWDTEAYIVPMYLGITNPSVTKALLQYRHNQLPGAYHNAKEQGLPGALFPMVTFNGIECHNEWEITFEEIHRNADIPHAIAMYTEYTGDDSYVKNEGMDVLVGTARFWAARVHWSKWRNKYVMHGVTGPNEYENNVNNNWFTNTMARWLLKYTLERLPLATKEAQERVHVTEEEKEKWQDIVDKIYLPEDKELGIFLQQDDFLDKEIRPVSEIEDQRPINQHWSWDKILRSPFIKQADVLQGIYFFPENYTKDQKEKNFDFYEPLTVHESSLSPSIHSVLAAELGKKDKAVELYERTARLDLDNYNNDTVDGLHITSMSGSWLAIVQGFAGMRYDHDQLKFKPFIPDNWDHYSFKINYRGRLIKVYVDHQETKISLLEGKDLEILVNDKKVMLKEGESECLKD comes from the coding sequence ATGAAGAGAATTTTTGAGGTTGATCCTTGGAAAGTAACGACACATGAATTTTCTAAGGAAGATAAAAGGTTACAAGAAAGTATTACTGCAATTGGTAATGATTATATGGGAATGAGAGGAAACTTTGAGGAGGGTTACTCTGGCGACACACTTCAAGGAACATATTTAGCAGGTGTGTGGTTCCCAGATAAGACAGTTGTTGGTTGGTGGAAAAATGGATACCCAAAATACTTCGGTAAGACACCAAATGCTCCAAGTTTTATTGGAATTGGGATCACCGTCAATGGTGAAAAAATTGATTTAGCTAAAGTAAAGTTTAGTGATTTTGAATTATCACTTGATATGCATCAAGGGCTTCTTTCAAGAAGTTTTATCTATGAAGGTAAAGATGTCAAAGTTAAATTTGAATTTGAACGTTTTCTTCATATTGTACAAAAAGAAGCTGCTTTAATTAAAGTAAAAGCTACGGTACTTGAAGGAAAGGCTAAGATTGATTTTGATTCTACTTTAGATGGAACAGTTGTTAACGAAGACAGTAACTATGATGAACGCTTCTGGATTCCACTTGGTGAGAATAAGGATACAAAAACTATCCAGGTAAAAACTAAGCCTAATCCTTATGAAGTGCCTCAATTCACAGTTTTACTTCAAGAATCTTTGCGCCACAATGGTGAACTAATTCAAACTGAAGTTTCTACTAAAGAAGCCAAGTTGAGCGAAAAATTTTCAGTTGAATTAAGTGAAGGACAAAGTTACGAACTTGAAAAAGACATTATTGTTGTAACAAGTAGAGATGTTGAAGAAAAAGATCAAGCAAGTGTTGCTGAAGATTTAATGAATAAGCTTCAATCAAAGAGCTTTGAAGAAAACTTAGCCGATCATACTGCTGAATGGCAAAAACGTTGGGACATGAGTGATGTTGAAATTTCTGGTGATGCAGCAGCCCAACAGGGGATTAGATTTAATATTGCTCAGTTGTTCATGACATACTACGGTGAAGATGAACGCTTGAACGTTGGTCCTAAGGGATTTACTGGTGAAAAATACGGTGGTGCTACTTATTGGGATACTGAGGCTTACATCGTTCCAATGTACTTAGGGATTACTAACCCAAGCGTTACTAAAGCCCTTCTTCAATATCGTCATAATCAATTACCAGGAGCATATCACAATGCTAAAGAACAAGGCCTTCCAGGTGCCTTGTTCCCAATGGTAACTTTCAATGGTATTGAATGTCATAACGAATGGGAAATTACTTTTGAAGAAATCCACAGAAATGCTGATATTCCACATGCAATTGCTATGTATACCGAATACACCGGCGATGATAGCTATGTTAAGAATGAAGGTATGGATGTCTTAGTTGGAACTGCAAGGTTCTGGGCAGCTCGAGTTCACTGGTCTAAATGGCGTAACAAGTATGTAATGCACGGTGTGACTGGTCCTAACGAATATGAAAACAATGTTAACAACAACTGGTTTACCAACACTATGGCAAGATGGCTTCTGAAATATACACTAGAGCGTTTGCCACTTGCAACTAAAGAAGCTCAAGAACGAGTTCATGTTACTGAAGAAGAAAAAGAAAAGTGGCAAGACATTGTTGATAAGATTTATCTTCCAGAAGATAAAGAGCTAGGGATTTTCTTACAACAAGATGATTTTCTTGATAAAGAGATTCGTCCAGTAAGTGAAATTGAAGATCAACGTCCTATTAACCAGCATTGGTCTTGGGATAAGATCTTAAGATCACCATTTATTAAGCAAGCTGATGTTTTGCAAGGTATCTATTTCTTCCCAGAAAACTATACGAAGGATCAAAAAGAAAAGAACTTTGATTTCTATGAACCGTTAACTGTTCATGAAAGTTCCCTTTCACCTTCAATTCACTCAGTTTTAGCTGCTGAATTAGGAAAGAAAGATAAGGCGGTTGAACTGTATGAAAGAACTGCAAGACTTGATTTAGATAATTACAACAATGATACGGTAGATGGTTTACACATTACTTCGATGAGTGGATCATGGCTAGCTATTGTTCAGGGCTTTGCTGGGATGAGATACGACCATGACCAATTGAAATTTAAGCCATTTATTCCAGATAACTGGGACCACTATAGCTTTAAGATTAACTACCGTGGTCGGTTAATTAAGGTTTATGTTGATCATCAAGAAACCAAGATCTCTTTACTTGAAGGTAAAGATCTAGAAATTCTTGTTAATGATAAGAAGGTAATGCTTAAAGAAGGTGAAAGTGAATGCTTAAAGGACTAA
- a CDS encoding glycoside hydrolase family 13 protein: MQLAALKHRTESEDCFVIDHSHVKIRLHTAKDDVEKVIVHYTDNYLPPEQAKELEMEKAGRGQVSDYWTATLTAPYHRIKYTFEVIGKDGSRYIFGDRSIEKFSDEKLREDGMYFKVPYFHDIDRIKTPKWLKDIVWYQIFPERFANGDKSNDPANVKEWNPEDHPGREDFYGGDLQGVLDHLDDLQKLGVTGLYFCPIFKASSNHKYDTIDYLQVDPAFGDKDLFAKVVNEAHKRGMKVMLDAVFNHLGDQSMQWQDVVKNGEKSRFKDWFHINSYPVEPYRDPSKGEKNPPYETFAFEKHMPKLNTANPEVQDFLLEIATYWVKYFDIDAWRLDVANEVDHHFWKRFHDELVKIKPDFYIVGEIWHSARPWLQGDQFTGVMNYPYTLQIEDHFFKHKMDAKDLSEHLTDQLMMYPDMVDQAMMNMLDSHDTARILTLAKDNQDLALQAVAYEFVQPGVPCIYYGTEMGMSGDNDPDCRKPMDWSKINGPVWQRVHELVKFRLDHSDTLNKGTVKLTVTEKGLLKVERTGKETIKAYYNTGKHNVKIDKTAALSQNYKAGVLAPNGFLIEVKA; this comes from the coding sequence ATGCAACTTGCAGCTTTAAAACACAGAACTGAAAGTGAAGATTGTTTTGTTATTGATCATTCACACGTTAAAATTAGACTTCATACAGCAAAAGATGATGTGGAAAAAGTAATTGTTCATTACACTGATAACTATTTACCACCAGAGCAAGCTAAGGAACTTGAGATGGAGAAAGCGGGTAGAGGTCAAGTTAGTGATTACTGGACAGCAACTTTAACTGCACCTTATCATCGGATTAAATACACCTTTGAAGTAATTGGAAAAGATGGAAGTCGTTATATCTTTGGTGATCGTAGTATTGAAAAATTTAGTGATGAAAAATTAAGAGAAGATGGAATGTATTTTAAAGTTCCATACTTCCACGATATTGATCGAATCAAAACACCAAAATGGCTAAAAGATATTGTTTGGTATCAAATTTTTCCAGAGCGTTTTGCTAATGGCGATAAAAGTAATGACCCAGCAAATGTTAAAGAATGGAATCCAGAAGATCATCCAGGCAGAGAAGATTTTTATGGTGGAGACTTACAGGGAGTTTTAGATCATCTAGATGATCTACAGAAATTAGGGGTTACGGGATTATATTTCTGCCCAATTTTTAAGGCAAGTTCTAATCATAAATATGACACAATTGATTATTTACAAGTAGATCCAGCTTTTGGAGACAAGGATTTATTTGCAAAAGTAGTTAATGAAGCACATAAGCGTGGGATGAAAGTGATGCTTGATGCTGTATTTAATCACTTAGGTGATCAATCAATGCAGTGGCAAGATGTAGTTAAAAATGGCGAAAAATCACGCTTTAAAGATTGGTTCCACATTAATTCATATCCTGTTGAACCATATCGTGACCCAAGTAAAGGTGAAAAAAATCCACCATATGAAACTTTTGCCTTCGAAAAACATATGCCTAAGTTAAATACGGCTAACCCAGAAGTACAGGACTTTTTATTAGAAATTGCGACCTACTGGGTAAAATATTTTGATATTGATGCTTGGCGGCTAGATGTTGCAAATGAAGTTGACCACCATTTCTGGAAGAGATTCCATGATGAATTAGTTAAAATAAAGCCTGATTTTTATATTGTTGGGGAAATATGGCATTCAGCTCGTCCATGGCTTCAGGGGGATCAATTTACAGGTGTAATGAATTATCCATATACTTTACAAATTGAAGACCACTTCTTTAAACATAAAATGGATGCTAAAGACCTTAGTGAACACCTAACTGATCAGTTAATGATGTATCCAGATATGGTTGACCAGGCTATGATGAATATGCTTGATTCCCACGATACGGCTAGAATTTTAACTTTAGCAAAAGACAATCAAGATTTAGCTTTGCAAGCAGTTGCGTATGAATTTGTTCAACCTGGAGTGCCATGTATTTACTATGGAACAGAGATGGGGATGAGCGGTGATAATGATCCGGATTGTCGTAAACCAATGGATTGGAGTAAGATAAATGGTCCGGTATGGCAAAGAGTTCATGAATTAGTGAAATTCAGACTAGATCATAGTGATACCTTGAATAAAGGTACTGTTAAGTTAACGGTAACAGAAAAAGGACTTCTAAAAGTTGAACGAACAGGCAAAGAAACAATAAAGGCCTACTATAATACCGGTAAACATAATGTAAAAATTGATAAAACAGCAGCTCTTAGTCAGAATTATAAAGCGGGAGTGTTAGCGCCAAATGGCTTTTTGATTGAGGTTAAAGCTTAA